The following are encoded together in the Adhaeribacter arboris genome:
- the darT gene encoding type II toxin-antitoxin system toxin DNA ADP-ribosyl transferase DarT, translated as MRIGIDKIWVYRIIPLQNLKYILRDGLYCKNAGKKDMEFVTIGSKEIISQRDTRIVKCYPDTVVNDYVPFYFSFRTPMLYNIITGHGVPASPQKDIIYLCFKLEELACDIFQWCFTDGNAAKSISKFSKKIQSIERLDWHSIRTTDFRDENADGDEDRVRKKHAEFLVKDHVPVSFIKGIGVINNEVKEDVEEILAEFNLTIEVKIKKEYYFL; from the coding sequence ATGCGGATAGGAATAGATAAAATTTGGGTATACCGAATTATACCATTACAAAATTTAAAATATATTCTTCGCGACGGCTTATATTGCAAAAATGCAGGTAAGAAAGATATGGAATTTGTGACTATTGGCAGCAAAGAAATTATTTCTCAGCGAGATACTAGAATTGTTAAATGTTATCCTGATACAGTAGTAAATGACTATGTTCCATTTTATTTTTCGTTTCGGACACCTATGCTTTACAACATTATAACAGGGCATGGTGTACCGGCTAGTCCTCAAAAAGATATTATTTATCTTTGTTTTAAATTAGAAGAATTAGCTTGCGATATTTTTCAATGGTGTTTTACAGATGGTAATGCTGCAAAAAGTATATCAAAATTTTCTAAAAAGATTCAAAGTATCGAGCGGTTAGACTGGCATTCAATCAGGACAACAGATTTTAGAGATGAAAATGCAGATGGAGATGAAGATAGGGTTAGAAAGAAGCATGCTGAGTTCTTAGTAAAAGACCATGTTCCTGTTAGCTTTATTAAAGGAATAGGTGTAATAAATAATGAGGTTAAAGAAGATGTGGAAGAAATATTGGCAGAATTTAATTTGACAATTGAGGTTAAAATAAAAAAAGAATATTACTTCTTATGA
- the darG gene encoding type II toxin-antitoxin system antitoxin DNA ADP-ribosyl glycohydrolase DarG: MKYIKGNLLEAETKALVNTVNTVGVMGKGIALQFKERFPMNFKIYADACKKGEMQVGKMLVVKENTFNDEKIIINFPTKIEWFKKSQYSFIEDGLKDLVKVINEYKIQSIAIPPLGCGNGGLKWEKVKLLMDKYLGHLSNVNIQIFEPNDAVKEILQKEEVKKKLVLQLQEQCCFMLFINMKD; encoded by the coding sequence ATGAAATACATAAAGGGAAATCTGCTTGAAGCTGAAACTAAAGCTTTAGTTAATACAGTAAATACAGTTGGTGTAATGGGGAAAGGAATTGCATTGCAATTTAAGGAACGTTTCCCTATGAACTTTAAAATATACGCAGATGCATGCAAAAAAGGTGAAATGCAGGTCGGGAAAATGCTGGTAGTAAAAGAAAATACATTTAACGATGAAAAAATAATTATCAATTTTCCTACTAAAATTGAATGGTTTAAAAAGTCTCAATATAGTTTTATTGAAGATGGTCTGAAAGACTTAGTAAAAGTTATAAATGAATATAAAATTCAAAGCATTGCTATTCCTCCTTTAGGATGTGGTAATGGAGGGTTAAAATGGGAAAAGGTTAAATTACTAATGGATAAATATCTAGGGCATCTCTCTAACGTAAATATTCAGATCTTCGAACCAAATGATGCTGTGAAAGAAATACTACAAAAGGAAGAAGTAAAAAAGAAATTGGTCTTACAGCTGCAAGAGCAATGTTGCTTTATGCTCTTTATAAATATGAAAGATTAG
- a CDS encoding arabinose isomerase, with translation MLPSSAPPKLTALDIYQEQMKERNIKTEAYSSLKIGLFGVGLEAYWEQFEGLKERLEGYVSEVENKLRALHPQVVNLGLIDTPDKAFAAGHTFRQGDVDLIFLYVTTYALSSTILPVVQRAKVPVIILNLSPEAAIDYAAFNQMSNRVKMTGEWLAFCSTCPVPEIANVFSRTGIQFHQITGLLHQDEECWTEVSEWVEAAKVAHIMFHNRLGCMGHYYSGMLDIYTDLTQQYAHFGGHMEMIEVEELATFRKKVTDTEIQTRVELFYEAFAVQPDCSVEELQRAARTSIALDRLVAKYQLGSLAYYYKGTGNFDNEDTISSIILGNSLLTAHGVPVAGEYEIKNAQAMKIMDSFNAGGSFTEYYAMDYNADVVLMGHDGPGHMAIAEGKIKVRPLQVYHGKVGKGLSVEMSVKNGPVTLLSVVEKMDGKLLLLVAEAESVPGPILEIGNTNSRYRFSLGARKFVQTWNSYGPAHHCAVGIGHIASKIKKLGALLNMEVVQV, from the coding sequence ATGCTACCATCATCAGCTCCACCGAAGCTCACTGCTCTAGATATATACCAAGAACAAATGAAGGAGAGAAATATAAAAACGGAGGCTTATTCGTCGCTTAAAATAGGTTTGTTCGGGGTGGGCTTAGAAGCGTATTGGGAGCAGTTTGAAGGGTTAAAAGAACGGCTGGAAGGATACGTATCGGAAGTAGAAAATAAATTGCGGGCATTGCATCCGCAGGTAGTAAACCTGGGGTTGATTGATACGCCGGATAAAGCTTTTGCGGCCGGTCACACATTCCGGCAAGGAGATGTAGATTTAATTTTTTTGTACGTAACTACTTATGCGTTATCGTCTACCATTTTGCCGGTAGTGCAAAGAGCCAAAGTACCGGTCATTATTCTGAACCTGTCGCCGGAAGCGGCCATTGATTACGCAGCTTTTAATCAAATGAGCAACCGGGTTAAAATGACGGGGGAATGGCTAGCTTTTTGTTCGACTTGCCCGGTGCCCGAGATAGCCAATGTTTTTAGCCGGACCGGCATTCAATTTCACCAAATAACGGGCCTGCTGCACCAAGACGAGGAATGCTGGACCGAAGTAAGCGAGTGGGTGGAAGCGGCAAAAGTAGCTCATATTATGTTTCATAATCGTTTGGGCTGCATGGGGCATTATTACAGCGGCATGCTCGATATCTACACCGACCTGACTCAGCAATACGCGCACTTTGGCGGACATATGGAGATGATTGAAGTAGAGGAACTCGCCACTTTCCGGAAAAAAGTCACGGATACGGAAATTCAAACCCGGGTGGAACTTTTTTACGAAGCTTTTGCAGTACAACCGGATTGTTCGGTAGAGGAGCTGCAACGAGCCGCCCGCACTTCAATTGCCCTGGATAGATTAGTGGCCAAATACCAACTGGGTTCCCTGGCTTATTACTACAAGGGCACCGGAAATTTTGACAACGAAGACACCATCAGTTCCATTATTCTGGGTAATTCTTTACTGACGGCCCACGGCGTGCCGGTAGCCGGTGAATACGAAATTAAGAATGCCCAGGCCATGAAAATCATGGATAGTTTTAACGCCGGTGGGTCGTTCACGGAATATTACGCGATGGATTATAACGCTGATGTGGTGCTAATGGGGCACGATGGACCCGGACACATGGCTATTGCCGAAGGAAAGATTAAAGTGCGGCCCTTGCAAGTCTACCACGGTAAAGTAGGAAAAGGGTTATCCGTAGAAATGTCGGTAAAAAATGGCCCGGTTACGCTGTTGTCGGTAGTAGAAAAAATGGATGGCAAACTGCTCCTGCTGGTAGCCGAAGCCGAATCGGTACCCGGCCCCATCCTGGAAATAGGCAATACCAATAGCCGCTACCGCTTCTCTTTAGGAGCCCGAAAATTTGTGCAAACCTGGAATAGCTACGGTCCCGCGCATCATTGTGCTGTAGGCATTGGTCATATTGCGAGCAAAATTAAAAAACTGGGTGCCTTGTTAAATATGGAGGTGGTTCAGGTTTGA